A genomic segment from Lignipirellula cremea encodes:
- a CDS encoding MFS transporter: protein MSNGQNKAIFWASFCTLIAAGMGFAIRGAILNDWANQYGFTKTDLGTITGGGLVGFGVIIILSSFIVDKVGYKPLMLIAFVLHVLSALITLAATPVFVAAGKDATYWCLYIGMFMFAIANGLCEAVINPLTATLFPHKKTHYLNILHAGWPGGLILGGILAFLFCGVGAKISHLQWEIPMLLFLIPTALYGFVVVREKFPESEATAAGVSVGQMLAEFAAPILLFLFVLHAMVGYVELGTDSWITNIIENVTAEYAILLFIYTSSIMFVLRFFAGPIVEHINPIGLLLISSILGCIGLLLLGNSTLMPMLILAATIYGVGKTFLWPTMLGVVGERYPKGGAMTMGVMGGIGMLSAGLLGGPGIGYNQDFFASKELAAKSEPTFERYQNAKESGFLFFPKIHGLDGSKVGVVSDNGQQLAVDLKRAEEGEESKELQALNAWWQSAKEFEKTDKPLVQEAGLFGGQMALVWTALVPAMMAVGYLLLFIYFQATGGYHAVDLAREKELEEGDPKHRGEKYTGGVEGPVK, encoded by the coding sequence ATGAGCAACGGTCAAAACAAGGCAATTTTCTGGGCGAGCTTCTGCACGCTCATCGCAGCGGGCATGGGCTTCGCCATTCGCGGCGCGATTCTCAACGATTGGGCCAACCAGTACGGCTTTACCAAGACCGACCTGGGCACGATCACCGGCGGCGGCTTGGTCGGCTTTGGCGTGATTATTATTCTGAGCAGCTTTATCGTTGATAAAGTGGGCTACAAACCGCTGATGCTGATCGCCTTTGTGCTGCATGTGCTGTCCGCCCTGATCACCCTGGCGGCGACGCCTGTGTTTGTCGCTGCCGGAAAGGACGCCACTTACTGGTGCCTTTATATCGGCATGTTCATGTTCGCCATCGCCAACGGGCTATGCGAGGCGGTCATCAACCCGCTTACGGCGACACTGTTTCCCCATAAAAAGACGCATTATCTGAACATTTTGCACGCTGGCTGGCCCGGCGGTCTGATTTTGGGCGGTATTCTGGCGTTCCTGTTTTGCGGCGTGGGCGCCAAGATTTCCCACCTGCAGTGGGAAATTCCCATGCTGCTGTTTTTGATCCCGACAGCCCTTTACGGTTTTGTCGTGGTTCGTGAAAAATTCCCCGAGTCGGAAGCCACCGCAGCGGGCGTATCGGTGGGCCAGATGCTGGCCGAATTTGCCGCCCCCATTCTGCTGTTTCTCTTCGTGCTGCATGCGATGGTCGGCTATGTCGAACTGGGCACCGACAGCTGGATCACCAATATCATCGAGAACGTAACCGCCGAGTATGCGATCCTGCTGTTTATCTACACTTCGTCCATTATGTTCGTGCTGCGGTTCTTCGCCGGTCCCATTGTCGAGCACATCAACCCGATCGGTCTGCTGTTAATCAGTTCCATTCTGGGTTGCATCGGGCTGTTGCTGCTGGGGAACTCGACGCTGATGCCGATGCTGATCTTGGCCGCGACGATTTACGGCGTCGGCAAGACGTTCCTGTGGCCGACGATGCTGGGCGTAGTCGGCGAGCGGTATCCCAAAGGCGGCGCCATGACGATGGGTGTGATGGGCGGCATCGGCATGCTCTCAGCCGGTCTGCTGGGCGGCCCCGGGATTGGTTACAACCAGGACTTCTTTGCTTCCAAGGAACTGGCCGCCAAATCAGAGCCAACCTTTGAGCGATACCAGAACGCCAAAGAAAGCGGCTTCCTGTTCTTTCCCAAAATCCACGGCCTGGACGGCTCCAAAGTCGGCGTGGTTTCCGACAACGGCCAGCAACTGGCTGTCGACCTGAAACGAGCCGAAGAGGGCGAGGAAAGCAAAGAACTCCAGGCGCTGAACGCCTGGTGGCAGTCCGCCAAAGAATTCGAAAAAACCGATAAACCGCTTGTGCAGGAAGCGGGTTTGTTCGGCGGGCAAATGGCGCTCGTCTGGACGGCCCTGGTCCCGGCCATGATGGCCGTTGGCTACCTGCTGCTCTTCATCTACTTCCAGGCGACCGGCGGCTATCACGCTGTGGATCTGGCCAGGGAGAAAGAGCTCGAAGAAGGCGACCCCAAACACCGCGGGGAAAAATACACCGGCGGCGTCGAAGGACCCGTTAAATAG
- a CDS encoding VWA domain-containing protein — MFGWDLTFYQPVWLLLLLLLPLLWWFSFRSLAGLGRTRRLLALGLRTLVLVLFVLALAEIQLNRTSDKMTVIYVLDQSQSIPPARRQAMMEYVAAEVQAHRSRFEDRAGVIVFGADAVIEIPPFNDDIYMIDVESTINLRTDATNLASALKLAQASFPKDSSKRVVIVSDGNENLGDARRAARALAEAGIGVDAAPIFLDRRAEIAVSKVALPADIRQGQTFEARVVIDCFSEPTPDNPKGLAPGKLRLNRYIGREGSEDELIAEIPVVLEPGKNVFSFKPTITRPAPYTYRATFTPDDPTQDITPQNNTATAFTHVQGKGRVLLIEDQDHQGEFDFLVDRLRANNIEVDVQASNQLFTSLAELQFYDSIVLADTPRSSGDDADTVSNFTDEQIDMLVQNTEQMGCGLVMLGGPRSFGAGGWSNTRLEEAMPVDFQIKNAKVQAVGALALMMHASEMAQGNHWQKVTAREAIKALGPMDYCGLIHWSMTGDEWLWGGKVGLVRVGAQKQVMLKRLDQMSPGDMPQFDPAMRMALAAFNRTNASVKHMIIISDGDPSPPAAATIQQYVKSNIQVSTVAVGTHGAAGSTPLQQLAADTGGKYYVVKNPKALPRIYQREARRVARPLIFEPDGGVSPQVVYPHEMLTGIEGPLHRLRGYMMTTVKDSPLVEVSLRADKPDEPANSTLLASWTFGVGRTVAFTSDAGNAWADSWKEQPYYDKLFSQIIRWSMRPVNEQGKFTVSTDAQNGKVQIVVTALNPDDEFLNFLNISGGVVTPQLEQKPVTLRQEASGRYVGEFDADEAGSYFLALNPGGEYGLIRAGVNVPYSSEFTDRNTNIGLLTELADQKPTGGEPGSLIEGSAAPDSGGPATGQNAGLDTMLKVDTFRRTLALAISSRGVWPFMLLIASVAFFGDVLIRRVMIGFEWITPLLTWFRTNVLRQEAPAPPDERIARLRNRKAAIAEQLDQKRAAARFEPDAAQPLPERDVRDALNQPGIGPADRPQPPASGPAVTPGDQEESYTDRLKKAKKKAFGDRNPPPS, encoded by the coding sequence ATGTTTGGGTGGGATCTTACTTTCTACCAGCCCGTCTGGCTGCTGTTGCTATTGCTGTTGCCGCTGTTGTGGTGGTTCAGCTTTCGCTCGCTGGCCGGATTGGGTCGCACGCGCCGTCTGCTGGCGCTCGGGCTGCGCACGCTGGTGCTGGTGCTGTTTGTGTTGGCGCTGGCGGAGATCCAGCTCAACCGGACCAGCGACAAAATGACGGTGATCTATGTTCTGGATCAGTCCCAGAGCATCCCGCCGGCCCGTCGACAGGCGATGATGGAATATGTGGCCGCCGAGGTGCAGGCCCATCGGTCCCGCTTTGAAGACCGCGCAGGCGTGATTGTGTTTGGCGCCGACGCCGTGATTGAGATACCGCCGTTTAACGACGACATCTACATGATCGATGTCGAAAGCACGATCAACCTGCGCACCGACGCCACCAATCTGGCGTCGGCGCTCAAGCTGGCCCAGGCTTCGTTCCCCAAAGATTCGTCCAAACGCGTCGTCATTGTCAGCGATGGCAATGAGAACCTGGGCGACGCCCGCAGGGCGGCCAGGGCGCTGGCGGAAGCGGGCATTGGCGTCGATGCGGCGCCCATCTTCCTGGATCGCAGGGCGGAGATCGCCGTTTCCAAAGTCGCCTTGCCGGCCGACATTCGCCAGGGACAAACCTTTGAGGCCCGCGTGGTCATCGACTGCTTTTCGGAGCCGACGCCAGACAACCCCAAGGGGTTGGCTCCCGGCAAGCTGCGATTGAATCGCTACATTGGCCGTGAAGGCTCCGAAGACGAGCTGATCGCCGAGATCCCCGTCGTGCTGGAGCCGGGGAAGAACGTCTTTAGTTTCAAACCGACGATCACTCGCCCGGCGCCGTACACCTATCGGGCCACCTTCACGCCCGACGATCCCACGCAGGACATCACGCCGCAGAACAACACGGCGACCGCCTTTACCCATGTGCAAGGGAAAGGCCGCGTGCTGCTGATCGAAGACCAGGACCACCAGGGCGAATTTGACTTCCTGGTGGATCGCTTGCGCGCCAACAATATCGAAGTCGACGTCCAGGCCAGCAACCAGCTATTCACCAGCCTGGCCGAGCTGCAGTTTTATGACTCCATCGTTCTGGCCGACACGCCGCGGAGCAGCGGCGACGACGCCGACACGGTGAGCAACTTCACCGACGAACAGATCGACATGCTGGTGCAAAACACCGAGCAGATGGGCTGCGGACTGGTGATGCTGGGCGGGCCCCGCAGCTTTGGCGCCGGCGGCTGGTCGAATACCCGTCTGGAAGAAGCTATGCCGGTCGACTTTCAGATCAAGAACGCCAAGGTCCAGGCCGTCGGCGCCCTCGCCCTGATGATGCACGCTTCGGAAATGGCCCAGGGGAACCATTGGCAAAAGGTGACCGCCCGCGAGGCGATCAAGGCGCTAGGGCCGATGGACTATTGCGGCCTGATCCACTGGTCGATGACGGGGGACGAATGGCTCTGGGGCGGCAAGGTCGGCCTGGTCCGCGTGGGAGCCCAGAAGCAGGTGATGCTCAAGCGACTGGATCAAATGTCGCCCGGCGACATGCCGCAGTTCGATCCGGCGATGCGGATGGCGCTGGCCGCCTTCAATCGCACCAACGCCTCCGTCAAACATATGATCATTATCAGCGACGGCGACCCTTCGCCGCCGGCCGCGGCCACGATCCAGCAGTATGTCAAATCGAACATCCAGGTCTCCACTGTAGCGGTCGGCACCCATGGCGCCGCCGGTAGTACGCCGCTGCAGCAGCTGGCCGCCGACACAGGCGGCAAGTACTACGTGGTGAAGAACCCCAAGGCGTTACCCCGAATTTATCAGCGGGAAGCCCGTCGGGTCGCTCGACCGTTGATCTTTGAGCCCGACGGCGGCGTGAGTCCGCAGGTGGTCTACCCGCATGAAATGCTGACCGGGATCGAAGGCCCGCTGCATCGCCTGCGCGGGTATATGATGACGACCGTCAAAGACAGCCCGCTGGTCGAAGTCTCCCTGCGAGCCGACAAACCGGATGAACCGGCCAACTCGACCCTGCTGGCCAGCTGGACTTTTGGCGTCGGCCGGACGGTTGCGTTTACCAGCGACGCGGGCAACGCCTGGGCCGACAGCTGGAAAGAGCAGCCGTACTACGACAAGCTCTTCAGCCAGATTATTCGCTGGTCAATGCGGCCTGTTAATGAGCAGGGAAAGTTCACCGTTTCCACCGACGCCCAGAACGGCAAGGTGCAGATCGTGGTCACGGCCCTCAACCCCGACGACGAGTTCCTTAACTTTCTCAATATCTCAGGCGGCGTTGTTACGCCCCAGCTGGAACAAAAACCCGTCACGCTGCGGCAAGAGGCTTCAGGCCGCTATGTGGGCGAGTTCGACGCCGACGAAGCGGGCAGCTACTTCCTCGCCCTTAACCCAGGCGGCGAGTACGGCCTGATCCGGGCCGGCGTGAATGTGCCCTATTCGTCGGAGTTCACCGACCGGAACACGAATATCGGACTGCTGACGGAGCTCGCGGATCAGAAGCCAACCGGCGGCGAGCCCGGCTCCCTGATCGAGGGCTCCGCGGCGCCCGATTCGGGCGGCCCGGCGACCGGACAGAACGCAGGCCTCGACACCATGCTGAAGGTCGACACGTTCCGCCGGACGCTGGCGCTGGCGATCAGCAGCCGCGGGGTCTGGCCGTTCATGCTGCTCATCGCGTCCGTCGCTTTTTTTGGCGATGTGTTGATTCGCCGGGTGATGATCGGTTTTGAATGGATTACGCCGCTGCTCACCTGGTTCCGCACGAACGTCCTGCGGCAGGAAGCGCCGGCTCCGCCCGACGAACGGATCGCCCGGCTCCGCAATCGGAAAGCGGCGATCGCCGAACAGCTGGATCAGAAACGGGCCGCCGCCCGGTTTGAACCCGACGCGGCCCAGCCGTTACCAGAACGGGACGTTCGCGACGCCCTGAACCAGCCCGGCATCGGCCCGGCGGATCGACCCCAACCGCCCGCCAGCGGTCCTGCAGTCACGCCGGGCGACCAGGAAGAGTCCTACACCGATCGCCTGAAAAAGGCGAAGAAAAAAGCGTTCGGCGATCGCAATCCGCCGCCGTCTTAA
- a CDS encoding thioredoxin family protein codes for MVKTASTMLPLGSPAPDFRLINVDSQEVSLADFSGAPGLLVIFMCNHCPFVIHLAPALAEFAQEYQSKGLAIVGINANDVSKHPDDSPEQMVHEVEKRGYTFPYLFDDTQEVAKAYRAACTPDFFLFDKDHKLVYRGQFDSSRPSLDIPVTGSDLRKACDAVLAGEPVPEEQMPGIGCNIKWKAGSEPEYFNPQGVK; via the coding sequence CCCCCGACTTTCGCCTGATCAACGTCGACAGCCAGGAGGTTTCGCTGGCGGATTTTTCAGGCGCCCCCGGGCTGCTGGTCATATTCATGTGCAACCATTGCCCGTTCGTGATCCACCTGGCTCCGGCTTTGGCGGAATTCGCCCAGGAGTATCAAAGCAAAGGCCTGGCGATCGTCGGCATTAACGCGAACGATGTCAGCAAGCATCCCGATGACTCGCCGGAGCAGATGGTGCATGAGGTCGAGAAACGGGGCTACACGTTCCCCTATCTGTTCGACGACACGCAAGAGGTCGCCAAGGCGTACCGCGCCGCATGCACGCCCGACTTCTTCCTGTTCGACAAGGATCACAAGCTCGTTTATCGCGGGCAATTCGACAGCAGCCGCCCCAGCCTGGACATTCCCGTCACCGGCTCCGACCTGCGTAAAGCGTGCGACGCCGTCCTGGCAGGCGAACCGGTTCCGGAGGAGCAGATGCCGGGCATCGGCTGCAATATCAAATGGAAAGCCGGGTCCGAGCCCGAATACTTCAACCCGCAGGGCGTAAAGTAA
- a CDS encoding DUF58 domain-containing protein yields MSSAVSLLSPALLAQLERMELVSRKIFRGRMKGERRSKRKGQSVEFADFRNYVPGDDLRFIDWNLYARLDRLFLKLFLEEEDLHFYALIDASSSMEFGDPTKLMYAKQLAAALGFIGLCRADRVRVETLGASPRRSNPALRGRHSLPRLLSYLDGIEPGENVSLATGVKNFCLRNSGKGIVVLISDLMDKEGYEHALRFLMAQQMDCYVIHTLSPEEIEPDVKGDLRLVDCEDQDFAEITVSRPLLDRYQQTLAAFIGGARDYCTRRGMSYLMTRTDTPVERLVSSYLRQRGLVR; encoded by the coding sequence ATGTCTTCTGCGGTTTCTTTGCTGTCGCCAGCGCTGCTCGCCCAGCTGGAGCGAATGGAGCTCGTCAGCCGGAAGATTTTTCGCGGCCGCATGAAAGGGGAGCGTCGCAGCAAGCGTAAGGGGCAAAGCGTAGAGTTCGCCGATTTTCGCAATTACGTCCCTGGCGACGATCTGCGGTTCATCGACTGGAACCTGTACGCCCGACTGGATCGGCTGTTCCTTAAGCTGTTTCTCGAAGAAGAGGATCTGCACTTTTACGCCCTGATCGACGCCAGCAGCTCCATGGAGTTTGGCGATCCCACCAAGCTGATGTACGCCAAACAGTTGGCCGCCGCGCTCGGGTTTATTGGTCTCTGCCGGGCTGACCGGGTCAGGGTGGAAACCCTTGGCGCCTCGCCCCGCCGGTCGAACCCGGCCTTGCGCGGACGGCACAGCCTGCCGCGGCTGCTCAGCTATCTCGATGGTATCGAGCCGGGGGAGAATGTGTCGCTGGCGACCGGCGTGAAGAACTTCTGCCTGCGGAACAGCGGCAAAGGGATCGTCGTGCTGATCTCCGACCTGATGGACAAGGAAGGCTATGAGCACGCCCTCCGCTTCCTGATGGCGCAGCAGATGGACTGCTATGTGATCCATACCTTGTCGCCGGAAGAGATCGAACCCGACGTCAAAGGGGACCTGCGGCTGGTCGATTGCGAGGACCAGGACTTTGCCGAGATCACCGTCAGCCGGCCGCTGCTGGACCGTTACCAGCAAACGCTGGCCGCCTTTATCGGCGGCGCCCGCGACTACTGCACCCGTCGCGGCATGAGCTATCTGATGACCCGCACCGACACGCCGGTGGAACGCCTGGTCTCCAGCTATTTGCGACAGCGAGGGCTGGTGCGATGA
- a CDS encoding GumC domain-containing protein, protein MNPSLPHLAKCRQVLQLLKKHYLLWLGPFALATAAGLFYSLFLYSPVWQSTQSMIVRDEAMGGISRVGRFEDTASMKTAQETIQDYVGKQSLLEAALVEAGPEGGWMSKPWPGPGDVKSFKSDVSIVAPNGTEFGKTEVLHLQVKAGTRERAIVLNKAVGDQLELGLKELRAAKAHSLIEELEKTLALARTELSEVTSRLEVVESGVGSDLGELRILNDVGSGESNLRQTLNQIKNELRQAQAAQRGKQEQERLLITAKQNSDLLVATSNQLLDSQPALRRLKDGLVDAQLRKAELTGKMNADHPLVRAAAAAENEVRLRLHDELDVALRGMQSDLQTSRAQVASLERQLAEVQGRLDALAKLRARYGNLVTELKQRTDIVERAQQNLANARASEAGARTSSLITRLDEPEVGNSPIGPGRTQIVAGAGLGGLLLGVGLVFLMIPINRMQGRRRTDGMAGSRQVDPSRVGRRAEDQQGLREGAAPASPGGHPQRRGEDRQGQRASDRPGRQRAGDANRPQRAADGPPSRRGEESPWATPGDQPAAAPSPSRAAAPRDASQGSRSGDRRGGDRRSSSRD, encoded by the coding sequence ATGAATCCTTCGCTTCCGCATCTCGCCAAGTGCCGGCAAGTCCTGCAGTTGCTGAAAAAACATTACCTGTTATGGCTGGGACCCTTTGCACTGGCGACGGCGGCCGGGCTGTTCTATTCGCTCTTTCTGTATTCGCCCGTCTGGCAATCCACCCAATCGATGATTGTGCGCGACGAGGCAATGGGCGGCATCAGCCGCGTCGGCCGTTTTGAAGACACCGCCTCCATGAAGACGGCCCAGGAAACGATCCAGGACTACGTCGGCAAGCAGAGCCTGCTGGAAGCCGCATTGGTCGAAGCAGGACCCGAAGGCGGCTGGATGTCCAAGCCCTGGCCGGGACCCGGCGATGTGAAGTCGTTCAAGTCCGATGTGTCGATCGTGGCCCCCAACGGCACAGAGTTCGGCAAGACGGAAGTCCTGCACCTGCAGGTCAAAGCCGGCACGCGGGAACGCGCGATCGTGCTCAACAAGGCGGTCGGCGATCAGCTGGAGCTCGGCCTGAAGGAACTGCGGGCCGCCAAAGCGCATAGCCTGATTGAAGAGCTGGAGAAAACGCTGGCCCTGGCGCGAACCGAACTGAGCGAAGTGACGTCCCGCCTGGAAGTCGTCGAAAGCGGCGTCGGCAGCGACCTGGGCGAGCTCCGCATCCTCAACGATGTCGGCTCCGGCGAAAGCAACCTGCGGCAAACGCTGAACCAGATCAAGAACGAACTCCGCCAGGCGCAGGCCGCCCAGCGGGGAAAACAGGAGCAGGAACGCCTGCTGATTACGGCCAAGCAGAACTCCGACCTGCTGGTCGCCACCAGCAACCAGCTGCTCGATTCGCAGCCGGCCCTGCGACGCCTGAAAGACGGCCTGGTCGACGCCCAGCTGCGCAAGGCCGAACTGACCGGAAAAATGAACGCCGATCACCCGCTGGTCAGGGCGGCGGCCGCTGCCGAAAACGAAGTACGCCTTCGCCTGCACGATGAACTCGACGTGGCGCTCCGCGGCATGCAGTCCGACCTGCAGACATCCCGCGCCCAGGTCGCTTCACTGGAACGCCAGCTGGCAGAAGTGCAGGGCCGCCTCGACGCCCTGGCCAAACTCCGTGCTCGCTACGGAAACCTGGTAACCGAACTGAAACAGCGCACCGACATTGTGGAACGGGCCCAGCAGAACCTGGCAAACGCCCGAGCCAGCGAAGCGGGCGCTCGCACCAGCAGTCTGATCACCCGTCTGGACGAACCGGAAGTCGGCAATTCGCCGATCGGACCGGGCCGCACGCAGATCGTCGCCGGCGCCGGCCTGGGCGGCTTGCTGCTGGGCGTGGGGCTGGTGTTCCTGATGATTCCCATCAACCGCATGCAAGGTCGCCGCCGCACCGACGGCATGGCAGGCAGCCGACAAGTCGATCCGTCCCGCGTGGGACGCAGGGCCGAAGACCAGCAAGGACTGCGCGAGGGAGCGGCCCCCGCGAGCCCCGGCGGCCATCCCCAGCGGCGAGGCGAAGACCGGCAAGGCCAGCGCGCCAGCGACAGGCCCGGACGCCAGCGTGCAGGCGATGCAAATCGGCCCCAACGCGCGGCAGACGGTCCGCCGTCGCGTCGCGGCGAAGAATCGCCCTGGGCGACTCCTGGCGACCAGCCCGCAGCGGCTCCCAGCCCCAGCCGGGCCGCAGCCCCGCGTGATGCTTCCCAGGGCTCCCGCAGCGGCGATCGTCGGGGCGGCGACCGTCGCAGCTCCTCGCGCGACTAA
- a CDS encoding AAA family ATPase — protein sequence MQQQADEFRDRYTAVKNEIGRVIVGHDEIVHGVLTCLMVGGHCLLEGVPGLGKTLLVRTLAETLNLQFNRIQFTPDLMPSDILGTNMVMETPEGRRVFEFQKGPIFTQILLADEINRATPKTQSAMLETMQEGTITAGGQKFTLDKPFFVMATQNPLEQEGTYPLPEAQLDRFFYKLVVGYSSRQELSTIIDRTTRGIVIEPQKVMDGAEILKWQKLIREVIMASHVQDYIVRLTLATHPGGPFALPPTNKYLRWGSSPRGAQTLALAAKVRALLEGRYNVSYEDVRRVFLPAMRHRVILNFEAQAEGIEADQVLLEILEKLPEKSDDAPVAASMAS from the coding sequence ATGCAGCAACAGGCCGATGAGTTTCGCGATCGGTATACGGCCGTCAAAAACGAGATCGGCCGCGTGATCGTCGGGCACGACGAGATCGTGCACGGCGTGCTCACCTGCCTGATGGTCGGCGGCCATTGCCTGCTCGAAGGCGTTCCCGGTCTGGGGAAAACCTTGCTGGTCCGCACGCTGGCGGAAACGCTCAACCTGCAGTTCAACCGTATCCAGTTCACTCCCGACCTGATGCCGTCCGATATCCTGGGCACCAACATGGTGATGGAAACGCCTGAGGGTCGGCGTGTTTTTGAATTCCAGAAGGGTCCCATCTTCACGCAGATCCTGCTGGCGGATGAGATCAACCGGGCCACTCCCAAAACGCAATCGGCCATGCTGGAGACCATGCAGGAAGGCACCATCACGGCGGGCGGGCAGAAGTTCACCCTCGACAAACCGTTCTTTGTCATGGCGACGCAGAACCCCCTGGAACAGGAAGGTACTTATCCGTTGCCGGAAGCCCAGCTGGACCGCTTCTTCTACAAGCTGGTCGTCGGCTATTCCAGCCGCCAGGAGTTGTCGACCATCATCGACCGCACCACGCGAGGCATTGTGATCGAACCGCAAAAGGTGATGGACGGCGCCGAAATCCTGAAGTGGCAGAAGCTGATTCGCGAAGTCATCATGGCTTCGCACGTGCAGGATTACATTGTGCGGCTCACCCTGGCGACCCATCCCGGCGGCCCGTTCGCACTGCCGCCGACCAACAAATATCTGCGCTGGGGCAGCAGCCCCCGCGGCGCCCAGACCCTGGCCCTGGCGGCGAAAGTCAGGGCCTTGCTGGAAGGCCGTTATAACGTCAGCTATGAAGACGTCCGCCGGGTGTTTCTGCCGGCCATGCGGCATCGGGTGATCCTCAATTTTGAGGCCCAGGCCGAAGGGATCGAGGCCGACCAGGTGTTGTTGGAGATCCTGGAAAAGCTGCCGGAAAAATCCGACGACGCCCCCGTCGCCGCCAGCATGGCCAGTTAG